The following proteins are encoded in a genomic region of Methanoculleus bourgensis MS2:
- a CDS encoding Hsp20/alpha crystallin family protein has product MSDSPADIFQQLNELMKRLMEQGLKEQGDPNKPFAYGFKIVIHDAGTTETSVEGPAPAPEEPSSEGTLEPIAEMYTTDDDVTVAVDLPGIEKGSIHLSLIDGTLTIIAGGNQLTSVEMPTVDAESMQSRYKHGVLEVKFSRGKPIRID; this is encoded by the coding sequence ATGAGTGACAGCCCAGCAGATATCTTCCAGCAACTCAACGAATTGATGAAACGCCTCATGGAGCAGGGGCTCAAGGAACAGGGAGACCCGAACAAGCCGTTTGCCTACGGCTTCAAGATTGTCATCCACGATGCCGGCACGACCGAGACATCGGTAGAGGGACCCGCACCGGCTCCTGAGGAGCCCTCCTCGGAGGGGACCCTCGAGCCGATAGCAGAGATGTACACGACCGATGACGACGTGACGGTGGCGGTCGATCTCCCGGGTATCGAGAAGGGGAGCATCCACCTGTCACTCATCGATGGTACGCTGACGATCATCGCCGGCGGCAACCAACTGACCTCGGTGGAGATGCCGACCGTGGATGCCGAGTCCATGCAGTCGAGGTACAAACACGGCGTCCTGGAGGTCAAGTTCTCCCGGGGCAAGCCGATCAGGATCGACTGA
- the fbp gene encoding fructose-1,6-bisphosphate aldolase/phosphatase — protein MVKTTVSVIKADVGSYPGHSRTHPKLLEVAARMLKEAEGSTIIDSYVTHCGDDLELIMTHTKGEDNEEIHELAWNVFLECAKIAKEMKLYGAGQDLLADAFSGNVKGMGPGVAEMEFEERGSDPLLVFMADKTEPGAWNYFLYKIFADPFSTSGLVIDPSMHQGFTFEVHDVMEKRRIRFNTPEESYSLLAYIGAPSRYVIKYVWKKDGTIAASTSTQRLNMMAGRYVGKDDPVMVIRAQSGLPSVGEVIDPFRTPILVAGWMRGSHHGPFMPVGVCDANCTQFDGPPRVVCLGFQVSNGKLIGPADMFDDPAFNRVRDRCCELSDVLRAHGPFEPHRLSLEEMEYTTLPGVEKQFKDRWEDLPE, from the coding sequence ATGGTTAAGACCACCGTGTCCGTGATTAAAGCAGATGTAGGTAGTTATCCGGGGCACTCCCGCACCCACCCGAAGCTCCTCGAGGTGGCAGCCCGGATGCTTAAGGAGGCAGAAGGCAGCACGATCATCGACTCGTATGTCACCCACTGCGGTGACGACCTCGAGCTGATTATGACGCACACCAAGGGCGAGGATAACGAAGAGATCCATGAACTGGCGTGGAACGTCTTCCTGGAATGTGCGAAGATAGCCAAGGAAATGAAACTCTACGGAGCGGGCCAGGACCTGCTCGCCGATGCGTTCAGCGGCAACGTCAAGGGGATGGGACCCGGTGTTGCCGAGATGGAGTTTGAAGAACGCGGTTCCGACCCGCTTTTGGTCTTCATGGCTGACAAGACCGAGCCGGGTGCGTGGAACTACTTCCTCTACAAGATCTTTGCCGATCCCTTCAGCACGTCCGGCCTCGTCATCGACCCCTCGATGCACCAGGGGTTCACCTTCGAGGTCCATGATGTCATGGAGAAGCGGAGGATCCGGTTCAATACACCGGAAGAGTCATACAGTCTCCTTGCCTATATTGGGGCACCGAGCCGTTATGTGATCAAGTACGTCTGGAAGAAGGACGGCACGATTGCAGCCTCTACAAGCACCCAGCGGCTGAACATGATGGCCGGCCGGTACGTCGGCAAGGACGATCCGGTCATGGTCATCAGGGCACAGAGCGGGCTGCCGTCAGTCGGTGAAGTCATCGATCCCTTCAGGACGCCCATCCTCGTGGCCGGCTGGATGCGCGGGTCGCACCACGGCCCCTTCATGCCGGTGGGGGTCTGTGACGCAAACTGCACGCAGTTCGACGGACCGCCCCGGGTCGTCTGCCTCGGGTTCCAGGTCAGCAATGGGAAGCTGATCGGGCCTGCAGATATGTTTGACGATCCGGCATTCAACCGCGTCCGCGACCGGTGCTGCGAGCTCTCAGATGTGCTCCGGGCCCACGGGCCGTTTGAACCTCACCGGCTCTCACTTGAGGAGATGGAGTATACCACCCTCCCGGGAGTCGAGAAGCAGTTCAAGGACCGCTGGGAAGACCTTCCCGAATAA
- a CDS encoding LSM domain-containing protein — protein sequence MVNGIVLPVKKVFSLVDSKIVVEIKDDGRKLQGRLVAVDEHLNLHMDETTEYTGDQRGRTLGTVVIRGNNILTISPLL from the coding sequence ATGGTTAACGGTATTGTACTCCCCGTAAAGAAGGTTTTTTCGCTTGTAGACTCTAAAATTGTCGTTGAGATAAAGGACGACGGCAGGAAACTCCAGGGTCGGCTTGTGGCGGTGGATGAACACCTGAACCTGCACATGGATGAGACCACCGAGTATACCGGTGACCAGAGAGGCCGCACACTGGGGACTGTTGTCATAAGAGGCAATAACATCCTGACCATTTCACCCCTGCTCTGA
- a CDS encoding helix-turn-helix transcriptional regulator: MSDQEEEALKIIQSQRQGVLQSELWKILEIDSRKCSRIVKRLLDAGLIERVEFRSDGIKTYLLRAKKRAIDPCVILAGEEILPCIGCERECVPEECALLLDWMYHLAFEEFQE; this comes from the coding sequence ATGTCCGACCAGGAGGAAGAAGCACTTAAGATTATCCAATCCCAACGCCAGGGGGTTCTCCAGAGTGAGCTCTGGAAAATCCTCGAGATCGATAGCAGAAAGTGCTCGAGGATCGTGAAGCGGCTGCTGGATGCCGGGTTGATAGAGCGCGTCGAGTTCCGCAGCGACGGCATCAAGACCTATCTTCTCCGGGCGAAGAAACGGGCGATCGATCCCTGTGTTATCCTTGCCGGGGAAGAGATCCTCCCGTGCATCGGCTGCGAGCGGGAATGTGTTCCGGAGGAGTGCGCGCTCCTCCTCGACTGGATGTACCACCTTGCTTTTGAAGAGTTTCAGGAGTAA
- a CDS encoding efflux RND transporter permease subunit, with translation MRSPFQLIGESITRRPMAVAAIFILVFIIALYGMGQTTMETGRDTYIDKSTPRGALLDKYLDTFKSDSVMLLFECDNVLDTDVLAYIDQLQSEIGREEYVAGTLSVIDMVKQVNGGALPASEAEIIMAKEKVPPELLSRYLPSNMMTISVVTLAPGVSKDTRDQVLDSIESRISFSDAPPGVKVTVTGSPAFAKQMGEEINDSMGVLIGAAMLLMVLAVGLLFGHVRYRFLPVFVVGTGLILTFGTMGLVGIPISMVVIGAFPVLIGIGIDYAIQFQSRFDEEARHAPIQEAAITTIRNSGPAILYAMIATSLGFIAMWISPVPMVRDFGLVCVMGVVFCYISALIIVPTFGMLVKYRPKATGNESTGSSMEAYDRFLGGVAGKIAKHPVPILLVLGLVALVGVQLDASIPINSDEETFVPDDMSAVVDLQKMRRTMGSTDTLPLYIRGDGVTNLDTLTWIKKFEDYEVANNDKITSATSIVTYLVQYNDGRMPTTQQEVDAVLARIPEETKKPYLSGDTETVIEFGLVEMENEVALSLVDRMKSDVAWNYPPPGITAEPTGMIEMFTNLMTDISESKTTMTVLGFGMIFVFLLLVYRKLTAVSPVIPIIFIVGWNGAIMYLLGLDYTPLTAVLGSMTIGVASEYTILIMERFQEERRRGKERHEAIQQAVQKIGTAITVSGMTTVFGFSALLLSTFNIISNFGIVTVITVGFSLLGAILVMPAVLSLMDRFSRQDTNESAETAPASL, from the coding sequence ATGAGATCACCATTCCAGTTGATTGGCGAGAGTATTACGCGGCGGCCGATGGCAGTCGCTGCGATCTTTATTCTCGTCTTTATCATTGCACTCTACGGCATGGGCCAGACCACCATGGAGACGGGGAGGGATACCTACATCGACAAGAGTACTCCCCGCGGTGCCCTGCTCGATAAGTACCTGGACACATTCAAGTCCGATTCGGTCATGTTGCTCTTCGAGTGCGACAACGTCCTCGATACCGACGTCCTGGCGTATATCGACCAGTTACAATCCGAGATCGGCCGCGAGGAGTACGTCGCCGGAACCCTGAGCGTCATCGATATGGTGAAGCAGGTGAACGGGGGCGCGCTCCCTGCATCTGAAGCTGAGATCATCATGGCAAAAGAGAAGGTGCCGCCTGAACTCCTATCCCGGTACCTCCCGTCCAATATGATGACGATCAGCGTCGTCACCCTCGCGCCAGGCGTCTCCAAGGATACCCGGGATCAGGTCCTCGACAGCATTGAGTCGCGCATCAGTTTCTCTGATGCGCCCCCGGGCGTCAAGGTGACCGTGACCGGTTCGCCTGCTTTCGCCAAACAGATGGGCGAGGAGATCAACGACTCGATGGGCGTGCTGATCGGTGCCGCCATGCTCCTCATGGTACTGGCCGTGGGCCTCCTCTTCGGGCACGTCCGTTACCGGTTCCTGCCGGTCTTCGTGGTGGGGACGGGACTTATCCTGACCTTCGGCACCATGGGGCTTGTTGGGATCCCGATCAGTATGGTCGTGATCGGCGCGTTCCCGGTGCTGATCGGAATCGGGATCGACTACGCCATCCAGTTCCAGTCCCGGTTCGATGAGGAGGCACGGCACGCCCCAATCCAGGAAGCAGCGATAACGACCATCCGAAACTCAGGCCCCGCAATCCTGTATGCGATGATTGCGACGTCGCTTGGGTTCATCGCCATGTGGATATCTCCCGTGCCGATGGTCCGCGACTTCGGTCTGGTCTGCGTTATGGGGGTGGTCTTCTGCTACATCTCGGCCCTGATCATCGTCCCGACGTTCGGCATGCTGGTCAAGTACCGGCCGAAAGCAACAGGCAACGAGTCCACCGGTTCCAGCATGGAGGCGTACGACCGGTTCCTCGGCGGCGTTGCGGGGAAGATCGCAAAACACCCGGTCCCGATCCTTCTGGTCCTCGGACTTGTCGCGCTTGTCGGCGTGCAGCTCGATGCCTCCATCCCCATCAACTCGGATGAAGAGACCTTCGTCCCCGACGATATGTCTGCAGTTGTCGACCTGCAGAAGATGCGGCGCACCATGGGGTCGACAGATACCCTGCCGCTCTATATCAGGGGCGACGGCGTCACGAACCTGGACACCCTGACATGGATAAAAAAGTTTGAGGACTATGAGGTAGCCAACAACGATAAGATCACATCGGCCACGAGTATCGTCACCTACCTGGTCCAGTACAACGACGGCAGGATGCCGACGACCCAGCAGGAGGTCGACGCGGTCCTGGCGCGCATCCCTGAGGAGACGAAGAAGCCGTACCTGAGCGGCGACACCGAGACGGTCATCGAGTTTGGCCTTGTGGAGATGGAGAACGAGGTTGCCCTCTCGCTCGTGGACCGGATGAAGAGCGATGTTGCATGGAACTACCCGCCACCGGGGATCACTGCAGAACCGACAGGGATGATCGAGATGTTCACCAACCTGATGACCGATATCTCGGAGAGCAAGACGACAATGACGGTCCTCGGGTTCGGGATGATCTTCGTCTTCCTGCTCCTTGTCTACAGGAAGCTGACTGCGGTCTCACCAGTCATCCCGATCATCTTCATCGTAGGCTGGAACGGGGCGATCATGTACCTGCTCGGCCTTGACTACACGCCGCTGACCGCGGTGCTCGGGTCGATGACGATCGGGGTGGCCTCGGAGTACACCATCCTGATCATGGAGCGGTTCCAGGAAGAGCGGAGACGCGGAAAGGAGAGGCACGAGGCGATCCAGCAGGCAGTCCAGAAGATCGGAACGGCTATCACCGTGTCAGGCATGACGACGGTCTTTGGATTCTCGGCGCTGCTGCTCTCTACGTTTAACATCATCAGCAACTTCGGCATCGTGACGGTCATCACTGTCGGGTTCTCGCTCCTCGGCGCGATCCTCGTCATGCCGGCGGTCCTCTCCCTGATGGACCGGTTCAGCCGGCAGGATACGAATGAGAGCGCAGAGACCGCACCTGCCTCACTCTAG
- a CDS encoding TIGR00341 family protein produces the protein MKKIAIHVREDGHKRVIEALEDLYYTISLAGEIYEITVFTPDENLDDLIEKIRSALDLRYNDNMIEVSTPDFVISSLLERAEKKHVEKEEKTPVEKLLDSIRGYAELDLEKLALTSIAGLIALSGLLLDNPVIIIGAMLLSPIIGPIYGFTVYVALGMPRESLRCLGVLAALLLGVFILSAIATFLISTVIPLALTDEIASRLVANPIYTLMAVLLGFAAVLAFNRGTSEVIAGVAIAAAIIPPTVVTGLVLVLEPVSLISSALLVAGQIVGLIAGALVAVTLLKVEPREARDKAIAKRYLIRSVVLIVFLFALLLWLTWLMWR, from the coding sequence ATGAAGAAGATTGCCATACACGTACGGGAAGACGGTCATAAGCGAGTGATAGAAGCTCTCGAAGACCTCTACTACACGATATCGCTCGCGGGGGAGATCTATGAGATCACCGTATTCACTCCAGACGAGAACCTTGATGACCTGATCGAGAAGATCCGGAGCGCCCTCGATCTGCGATACAACGATAACATGATTGAGGTCTCGACACCGGACTTTGTCATCTCATCGCTCCTGGAACGTGCCGAGAAGAAGCATGTGGAGAAGGAAGAAAAGACGCCAGTTGAGAAACTGCTCGACTCTATCCGTGGTTATGCCGAGCTCGATCTTGAAAAACTGGCGTTGACATCCATCGCCGGGCTGATCGCCCTCTCGGGCCTGCTCCTCGACAACCCGGTGATCATCATCGGGGCCATGCTCCTCTCCCCGATCATCGGCCCGATCTATGGGTTCACCGTTTATGTCGCTCTCGGCATGCCCAGGGAGTCCCTGCGATGCCTGGGCGTGCTGGCGGCGCTGCTTCTGGGCGTCTTCATCCTCTCCGCAATCGCCACCTTCCTGATCAGTACAGTCATCCCACTCGCCTTGACCGATGAGATCGCCTCACGCCTTGTGGCAAACCCTATCTACACGCTGATGGCGGTGCTCCTCGGGTTCGCGGCGGTGCTGGCGTTCAACCGGGGCACTTCAGAGGTGATCGCCGGCGTTGCCATCGCTGCCGCCATCATTCCGCCGACGGTCGTGACCGGTCTTGTTCTGGTGCTCGAGCCCGTGAGCCTGATCTCGTCTGCACTGCTGGTGGCCGGGCAGATCGTCGGGTTGATAGCGGGTGCGCTCGTCGCCGTGACCCTGCTGAAGGTCGAACCCCGGGAGGCCCGCGACAAGGCCATCGCAAAACGGTACCTGATACGGTCGGTCGTACTGATCGTGTTTCTCTTCGCCCTGCTTCTCTGGCTCACCTGGTTGATGTGGAGGTAG
- the phoU gene encoding phosphate signaling complex protein PhoU, protein MVNKYREELRELKDMVQEQGVFAYGMLSSAMTALQDQDPELARQVHARRVELAERNLTIEEAALRLIALYQPMARDLRSIVCALRMNVALFRIGRYGKDIANLVEGLSEKPHIGNLMNLPHMADLVCAMIDDALKAYRTEDIVLIEGMSRRDDVVDDLRYAIFRESVTYMMEDPKNITRCMDYVMVARYLERCGDYACDIAEQVCYMVTGERVEVK, encoded by the coding sequence ATGGTTAATAAATACCGTGAAGAACTGAGAGAACTCAAGGATATGGTCCAGGAGCAGGGGGTGTTCGCCTACGGTATGCTCTCCAGCGCGATGACCGCCCTGCAGGATCAGGATCCCGAACTTGCCCGGCAGGTGCATGCCCGGAGAGTGGAACTCGCAGAGCGGAACCTCACCATCGAGGAGGCGGCACTCAGGCTCATCGCGCTCTACCAGCCCATGGCACGCGACCTCCGCTCAATCGTCTGTGCGCTCCGGATGAACGTTGCTCTCTTCCGTATCGGCCGATACGGGAAGGATATCGCCAATCTCGTGGAGGGGTTATCAGAAAAGCCGCATATCGGGAACCTGATGAATCTGCCGCATATGGCCGATCTGGTCTGCGCCATGATCGACGATGCCCTCAAGGCTTACCGGACAGAGGATATCGTGCTCATCGAGGGGATGTCGCGCCGGGATGATGTCGTGGACGACCTCAGGTATGCCATCTTCAGGGAGAGTGTCACCTACATGATGGAGGACCCGAAAAACATCACCCGGTGTATGGACTACGTGATGGTCGCACGATATCTGGAGCGTTGCGGTGACTACGCCTGTGATATCGCCGAGCAGGTCTGCTACATGGTCACCGGTGAGCGGGTGGAGGTGAAGTGA
- the pstB gene encoding phosphate ABC transporter ATP-binding protein PstB has product MQRDDSILTAEHLNLYYGENQALRDISVSIPRNQVTALIGPSGCGKSTLLRCFNRLNDLVENVRLEGRILFEGLDIHDPGCDVVELRKRIGMVFQKPNPFPSSIYDNVAYGPRVHGVRGRKVLDAIVRESLEAAALWDEVADRLHDSAMGLSGGQQQRLCIARTLAVEPEIVLMDEPCSALDPIATSKIENLINDLKEHYTVVIVTHNMQQAARVSDVVGFMYLGRLIEFGPTARIFENPQEELTNNYVTGRFG; this is encoded by the coding sequence ATGCAGAGAGATGACAGTATCCTCACAGCAGAACATCTAAACCTCTACTACGGTGAGAACCAGGCACTTCGCGACATATCGGTCTCTATCCCGCGGAACCAGGTCACCGCGCTGATCGGGCCGTCCGGGTGCGGGAAATCGACCCTGCTTCGCTGTTTCAACCGGCTCAACGATCTCGTCGAGAATGTCAGGCTCGAAGGCAGGATCCTCTTTGAGGGACTGGATATCCACGACCCGGGTTGCGATGTTGTGGAGTTGCGGAAACGAATCGGGATGGTCTTTCAGAAGCCAAACCCCTTCCCCTCATCCATCTACGACAACGTCGCCTACGGCCCTCGCGTCCATGGGGTCCGTGGCAGGAAGGTGCTGGACGCGATCGTCAGGGAGAGCCTGGAAGCGGCTGCTCTCTGGGACGAGGTGGCGGACCGGCTTCACGACTCTGCGATGGGGCTCTCGGGAGGGCAGCAGCAGCGGCTCTGTATCGCAAGGACCCTCGCGGTCGAGCCCGAGATCGTCCTCATGGATGAGCCCTGCTCCGCGCTCGATCCCATCGCCACATCAAAGATCGAAAACCTCATCAACGACCTCAAAGAGCACTACACGGTCGTTATCGTGACCCACAACATGCAGCAGGCAGCCCGGGTCAGCGACGTTGTGGGGTTCATGTACCTGGGACGGTTGATCGAGTTCGGGCCGACTGCCCGGATCTTTGAGAACCCGCAGGAAGAGTTGACCAACAACTACGTGACCGGACGTTTCGGATAG